TGAGTATATCCAACTTTACCAGATTTGTTACTTTAAATCCGATGAACTCATAATCAAAAGAGGCATAACCCTTACTGATTGATTTCAATTTGTCATAAAAATCAAAGAGAACTTCCGCCAGGGGCATATCAAACTTTATTTCAACCCGTTTTTCATCCAGATAATTCAAGCTGGTCTGGATACCGCGTTTCCCCATACAAAGGGTCATTATCGATCCAAGAAAATCTGTTGGTGTAATGATAGCCGCCTGGATATATGGCTCCTCAGTCATCTCGATTATCCCGGGATCAGGATATTCAGCAGGATTATCAAGATAGTATACATCTCCTCCCTGACCTGTAATCCTGTAACGGACAGATGGAGAGGTCAGCACAATATTGAGGCCAAATTCTCTTTCGAGCCTTTCCTGAACAACTTCCAGATGAAGTAGTCCCAGAAATCCACAGCGGAATCCGAATCCTAATGCCGCAGAAGCATCTTTTTCATAAACGAGAGAAGCATCATTCAATCTCAATTTATCAATGGCTGATAAAAGCTCTTCATACTGATTTGTATCAACGGGATATATGGAAGAGAAAACAACAGGCTTCACCTCTCTGAACCCCGAGAGGGCCTCTGAACAGGGCTTACCATTGAGGGTAATCGTATCACCAACACGGATATCCGAAATATTCTTGATTCCGGCAATGATGTATCCTACCTGACCAGCCTTCAGGTCTTTTTGAGGAATGAGTCTCAGCTTGAAGGTTCCGACTTCTTCCACCTTATATTTGCTATTGTTCGACATGATAAGGATTTCATCCCCAGACTTGATGGTTCCTTCAAAAAGACGGATATGAATAACGACACCTCTATAGGCATCATAATGAGAGTCAAAGATAAGGCATTTCAAAGGATTTGCAGGAGAT
This sequence is a window from Oceanispirochaeta sp.. Protein-coding genes within it:
- the lepA gene encoding translation elongation factor 4; translated protein: MKYEQDKIRNFCIIAHIDHGKSTLADRFLQKCHSVSDRDFKEQMLDSMDIERERGITIKSQAVTIEFNSEDGNIYQLNLVDTPGHVDFSYEVSRAISACEGALLLVDASQGVEAQTLSNMYMALDHDLDIVPVVNKMDLPSADLERVSAQIEHDLGLEREMIYPVSAKTGKNVDELIEGLIKWIPAPGGSPANPLKCLIFDSHYDAYRGVVIHIRLFEGTIKSGDEILIMSNNSKYKVEEVGTFKLRLIPQKDLKAGQVGYIIAGIKNISDIRVGDTITLNGKPCSEALSGFREVKPVVFSSIYPVDTNQYEELLSAIDKLRLNDASLVYEKDASAALGFGFRCGFLGLLHLEVVQERLEREFGLNIVLTSPSVRYRITGQGGDVYYLDNPAEYPDPGIIEMTEEPYIQAAIITPTDFLGSIMTLCMGKRGIQTSLNYLDEKRVEIKFDMPLAEVLFDFYDKLKSISKGYASFDYEFIGFKVTNLVKLDILINGDKVDALSQLVFKDNAYDRGRIVCKKLKQEITRQQFKIAIQAAIGNTVISRETISALRKDVTSKCYGGDISRKRKLLEKQKEGKKRMKMVGNVELPQSAFLAVLKTSDND